TGCTCGGCGCGCGCAGACACTTCCTTCGCGTTGCCCTGGCGATGTGGGCATTCTTCGGGCTGATGCGCGCGATCCTTCTCTTCAATCCCACCCCCATCAAGCAGTCGCTCCTCATCCCCGAGCCGCAAAGCACGGGCTGGTTTCTTGTGGTCGGCGCCGTCTTGGGCCTCGTGCAGTTGGGCCTGATCGCGCGGGACGCATTGCGCACCCCAGGTGGAAGATTCAGCCACGTCGCAACGGTGGACGACCTTCTGAAACTGTCGCCCCGCGCGTTTGAGGAGATGGTAACCGAACTGTATCGGGCCTATGGGCACGACGCGAAGCGCACGGGGGCCACCGGCGATCACGGCGTGGATGTGCGAGTTCGCGCCGCGAACGGCGAGAAATGGGTGGTGCAGTGCAAACGCTGGCGCACGCCCGTGGGCGAGCCGATCGTCCGCGATTTCTACGGGATGATGCAACATGAGAAGGCGGACAAGGGGGCCATCATCGCCATTCGCGGATTTACCCCGCAGGCGCGGGATTGGGCCCAGGGCAAGCCCATCATCCTCTACGATGGGAACGAATTTCTGAAGGCGTGGAAGCGCGCCGTGAAACCGGCGGAACCCAAGAAGACGCCGTCCGCGCCCGCCAAAGACGCCGCCGGGCCATCGCCTGCCCCCACCCGCGCCGCCGACCCGCCGCTATGCCCGAACCGCGGCGTGCCCATGGTGCTTCGCGTCGCCTCAAGAGGGGAACACCAGGGCAAGCCTTTCTACGGCTGCCCCAACTACCCACGGTGCCGCGAGGTCGTGCCCATTCCGGACGGCGCGGATGTGTCCGCCGAGTAAACCACTTTGCATAAGGAGGGTCGGATGTCAGCTTCGGTTCGCGTAATTCAATACGGCCTGGGCCCTATCGGCAGCGCCATCGCGCGCCACGTTACCGAACGCGAGGGCCTGCGGCTGGTCGGGGCGGTGGACGTGGACCCGGCCAAGGTGGGCCGAGACGCGGGCGAGGTCATCGGCCTGGGGAGGCCGTTGGGCTTCCCGGTTGCGGCCACGCTCGCCGAGGCGCTGGCCCGCGCGGAGGCCGACGTGGCCTTGCACGCCACCAGTTCCTACTTTGACCGATTCAAGCCCCAGATTCTGGGACTCCTAGACGCCGGCCTGGACGTCGTCTCCACCGCCGAGGAACTGTCGTTCCCCTGGTTGGCGCACCCCGCGGAAGCGCGGGAGATAGACGCCGCCGCGAAACGGGCGGGGAAAACGGTGCTCGGAACCGGCATCAACCCTGGGTTCCTCATGGACTCGCTGCCCCTGTTCCTGACGGCCATCTGCCAGCGAGTGGATCACATAGAAGTCCGGCGGGCACAGAACGCCTCGCTGCGGCGCGGGCCGTTCCAGGCCAAGATCGGCGCGGGGCTGACAGTGGACGAATTCCAGGAGCGCATGGCCGCCGGACGCATGGGACACGTGGGCCTGCCGGAGTCCGTCGGCATGGTGTTCCACACGCTGGGGCGCACGCTGGTGCGGTACGAATCGGCCGTGGAGCCGGTGGTGGCCACGAGGCGCGTCGTTACCG
The Chloroflexota bacterium DNA segment above includes these coding regions:
- a CDS encoding restriction endonuclease, with the protein product MGANIGLMDILFPIFDLVFDFWPVALVTSVLGARRHFLRVALAMWAFFGLMRAILLFNPTPIKQSLLIPEPQSTGWFLVVGAVLGLVQLGLIARDALRTPGGRFSHVATVDDLLKLSPRAFEEMVTELYRAYGHDAKRTGATGDHGVDVRVRAANGEKWVVQCKRWRTPVGEPIVRDFYGMMQHEKADKGAIIAIRGFTPQARDWAQGKPIILYDGNEFLKAWKRAVKPAEPKKTPSAPAKDAAGPSPAPTRAADPPLCPNRGVPMVLRVASRGEHQGKPFYGCPNYPRCREVVPIPDGADVSAE
- a CDS encoding dihydrodipicolinate reductase gives rise to the protein MSASVRVIQYGLGPIGSAIARHVTEREGLRLVGAVDVDPAKVGRDAGEVIGLGRPLGFPVAATLAEALARAEADVALHATSSYFDRFKPQILGLLDAGLDVVSTAEELSFPWLAHPAEAREIDAAAKRAGKTVLGTGINPGFLMDSLPLFLTAICQRVDHIEVRRAQNASLRRGPFQAKIGAGLTVDEFQERMAAGRMGHVGLPESVGMVFHTLGRTLVRYESAVEPVVATRRVVTEFFDVPPGRVIGLKQTARGFAPEGEFVALTFLAALDAEENADTIRIKGVPELEVRLQGTNGDAATVAIAVNAIRRVREAAPGLVTMPDLPLITHG